AGCTGAAGCAATGCAGGCTGAGTTACCAAGCCCCTAACTCCCATGAACAATCCTGTAGCTACCAATGCAGGTATAATGGGAACGAATACATCCCCGAAAACCCGGATCATTCTTTTGAAAAAGTTGTCATCTTGCGTTGAAGCCTTCTCTTTCAGCTCTGCCTTGGATGTAGCAGATACGTTCTGGCCGACCATCGCTTCGTATACTTTATTTACGGTACCGGTTCCAAAAATAATTTGATATTGCCCGGATGTAAAGAATACCCCCTTGGCCTTATCAATATTCTCAATAAATTCATCATCAATAATGTCTCTGTCTTTTACAATTAGTCTCAGCCGTGTGGCACAATGTGCCATAGAAATAATATTGTCTTCTCCGCCAAGCCCTTTAATTACATCCTGGGCTATTTTAACGTATTCTTTTTCAAGACTCATCAGTCTCTTCCTTTCCTCTGTTCCTCTTAGTTAGTCTGAACATTTAAAACTTTGACCAATATGCTTCTTAAGAATATCATGACTGCGCTTTCAAACAGCGCGATTATTTTACTACATTAAGGTCAAATTTTGACCTTTTTATACCCTTGGCTATAAATATCGGCTCAAATACTGGTCACATCACGTTCCTATCATTAAACAGCAAAATGCACCTCCAGAATGGGCACTGGATAACCTCATGGTTGATCCGGTGTATTCCAAAGGTGCATTTTTTAATCGTTCCGTTTGGTTATTTTGTAACTTTTAACTGAATGCTGTCCGCTTTATAGATAACCTTTACTTTATAATTGCTTGGCAACCCTGACGTTTCAACGGAAGAAAATGCTCCATTCCGTTTACCATAGGTCAAGATCGTGGCACCGTTAGCCGGTACATACTTCTTGGAGAAATTCAGACGCAATTTTCCACCAAGTACGGCTGTTCCCTTCGTTTTGAGCGCGGCATTTTTACTGTCCAGATGAAGTTCAAGTGTTCCCTTGGCAGTTTGCTTGTAATTACCGCCAATAACGAGCTTGCCGGAAGTATTGGTGCGAAGAGTGCCTCCATTATTCGTAACATCCCCACTTCCGAAGGCCGACTCCGAGTTCCCCTCCAGAATGCCTTGCTCAAGCTGTGTACCGCCGGAATACGTATTGTTGCCCATTAGCTTTAGCGTACCTGTTCCCTTTTTAGTCAGCTTGCCAACGCCGGAGATATTGTTGCGCCAGCGGTCCAATGCATTGAAGCCGCCTTTGGAGGAGTCCATGGTCACAGTAACATGATTGGCAAAGGCTCCATAACCGTCCGCGGCGGAAAACAGGTTGAGTCGTCCCCATCCTTCGGCATCGTCAAGCACGGGATAACCGGATGGAAGAGCTGTAGTGGCCAGTACCCAACGGCGTTGTGTGCTATCAAGGTAAGGCAGACGTGTTTCCAGCAGCACCTCGGCTCCCTTAGGCACCGTCATTGGTGTAGTCGTCGGATTAATCTGACTAAATCCGTAGGTCAATCGTTGGGTATAGTCTTTTTTATTGGTAGCGTAATTGCTGAACCGATCGGGCGCTGTACCCTTTTGCGTCAGCAATGTACTATGAGCATCCTGATAAGCTGCTTTCTTCAAGCTGCTATTGGCCGGATCAGACAGGATGGCAGCCGCCGTCGCCGTTGCCATGACGCGACCTCCCATCACATCAAATGGTGAATGCATACCAGCCACAATACGATTGTTGCCCAGCTCCGAAGCTCGCGTCAGCAGCTCCTGGTAACGCTCTGGT
This DNA window, taken from Paenibacillus kribbensis, encodes the following:
- a CDS encoding acid phosphatase — encoded protein: MKLLRKPLSAALLSVPLLLGSLGGSYASAATLPTTVTPSEPSGGYFVDHYKNNTSANKTESSNPTLRLLSGFTKLWTPGATWDTGTKLNSSVLDANIQKVIDIAARRTFSEADAAYLDDRRNQSYSVIDGLGSLTDVYRKNAGATTTINDVPADALTKKYEDEGTNAGSTSSSLGNIVKLVNTLRGDYSSTSSAKAYFSYPRPFRWSDNSVVVPTLLPAQNPDPSKDGGFPSGHTNAAYLSAIAMAYAVPERYQELLTRASELGNNRIVAGMHSPFDVMGGRVMATATAAAILSDPANSSLKKAAYQDAHSTLLTQKGTAPDRFSNYATNKKDYTQRLTYGFSQINPTTTPMTVPKGAEVLLETRLPYLDSTQRRWVLATTALPSGYPVLDDAEGWGRLNLFSAADGYGAFANHVTVTMDSSKGGFNALDRWRNNISGVGKLTKKGTGTLKLMGNNTYSGGTQLEQGILEGNSESAFGSGDVTNNGGTLRTNTSGKLVIGGNYKQTAKGTLELHLDSKNAALKTKGTAVLGGKLRLNFSKKYVPANGATILTYGKRNGAFSSVETSGLPSNYKVKVIYKADSIQLKVTK